The DNA region GGCCTTGCGTTGCGTCGAGCGTTGAGCGTTCGTCATTCACAGTAAAAACGCACACTAACGCTGTGACGTAATTTTTCGCCCAGCGTCAGCCAGCGTCGTCCAGCGTCATGACGCTGGCGATCGCAACGCGAGCGATCCTAGCGTCAAGGCCTTGCGTTCAACAAATAAAAACGCATCATTTTAGTCACGTGCTTGAAATGTAATTAAAACGCAAACGCAACGCTCGACGCAACGCAAGGCCTAGCGTCGTTACTGTGAATGCGCCTTAACGAATAAAACATTTCTATGTCAATCCACCCTTCCTATTGCGTTCCCACTCGGTTTTATTCAACTGATACACGGCCATGGCAGCTTGAGCATCCTGAACCTATAGTTATTACAATCtctctaattaaaattaatcaatccACTAGCTCTCATTTTCTTACCGAACTGTGCTCAAAACGCTGTATGGTTATCCCTAGAAATTCCTCGGCAAGTCGTCTCAGAGAAGGCTTGTTTCCCTGCGAGGCAACCATGATGTAGACAAGAGAAGAGTACCATTAATTATCACTAGCAACAGCCATTACCTTATTAAGCGCTTGAAACGGCTTATAAAATGCAGTATCGCGAATTTTCGATTTAGGATGACTCAGCATTAGTGCCTAGTAGAAGAAAGAGTCAAAGAGCAGGCACATTAGAGTATAAGAAACTCACCGTGAAATCATTTCTTAAATCGTGCCCAACGACAACGCGACCCATTAACAAATCAGCGACTTCTCGTTGAACCGTATCAAATTTCGGAGctagaaaaacaataattttaatttaattaattaattaattgaatttacCGTGTCGAACGTCTTTGGCTCGTACGCCGCTAACGAACGTCCTGTAATCCGTcaccttttccttttggGCGACGAATGTGTCGTAGAGGACGTTGCCATGGGAATTGACTATGGAAACCCGAGCGAGAGCGCTTTCCTTACCGCTATGCCCGATCCCCACCATCTCGCAATCAATCGCAACCGAATCGGTTTTTCTAGTTTATTTATGCGCACGTTAGCGTTGCGACTAACACTTTTAGCAGGGATAGTACCCTTTGTAGGGACCCCGTACGAGAGATCTccgatcgtcgatcgttcttCTGCGAGCGGATGAGTTCTTTGTCGTTCGATCGGTCAGCGTTATCTTACTTTGgagtcgtcggcggcgcggTAGAGTCTTCTCGAGgtctctttcgctttctatCTCTGCGTTTTTGTTTGAGGAAGTCGGCGATCTCCTAATGCGTCGACTTTGAAGCGCTTGTCGTACGCTAAACGGCTTTGCGGGACCTGTTCGGACGCTAGTCGCTTCCAATTCGAAGAATAGTCTTTTGGATCTTTCGGACGAGGTGGAAGAACTTTGTCCGCCATTTTGCAAGAAATGCCCGGATTAGAGTAGACAGAGATAAGTCTCTAAACGTTGTTTTTAtaccaattaattaaatgcatGTAACTTTTTTGAATTAAAACTCGTTAACGCTcgacattttctttttttcattcaCCGTTTTATGACGTGTCGCTCTATTTGAGCTCCCGTATACGAAACTATGCCGAACTGCCCAAAATGCGGAAAGGCCGTCTATTTCGGTACCCCAACGGCGCGTAATTGCACAAAGAAGTACTGACAAGCATTTCTAGCCGAACGAATCTCGTCGATCGGCTACGACTGGCATCCCGCGTGCCTTCGCTGCGTCGAATGCGGCAAACGACTTCACCCGGGCCGCCACGCGGAGGTAGGCCGACGCGAgagcgtcgaaacgactctAACCGATCGCGTCGCAGCACAAGGGCAAGCCCTACTGCGACGTTCCGTGCTACAGCGCTCTTTTCGGTCCGGTGGGATACGGACGCGGGGGCGTGACCGAACACGCCCTTACAACCTCCGTTGCTACCGACTcgccgacgaaggcgacgtccgATTCGGCCGATTTGGcgtcgaaaattcgccaATACAATTTATACCTTCAAGGAAAACTCGAAGAATTAACGAGTCGCgaggtaaaagaaaagaagagagagtgCATGTAATGTATATATAAGTAGAGAGTGTTAACATAGTTAAGTGGCGACATCATGTACCTATTTTTATTTCCTCGTCTAGATCAAGGGAAAGTTGATATTCGAAGGCGTTTTGCACGTGTTCTGGGGTCTCAAGAAGCCGATTCGCCTGCGCAAGTCGTCcgagtcgtcgaatcgtcgcatGTCGTTTCGCGCCGCGAAATCGCCGGGATCGTCGCCCAAAGTCGAGTCGAAGCACACGAGGAACATTCTGAGGAAGCAAATGCATCCGATGATAAGCGAAATAGCGGACGAACCCGGTTTAGAAATAcgattatttttaattattaattatattcGTGGTTTGCTTACGTAGGTAATGCGCATTCGTTGCGACGTCAGTTCGGCGGTCGGCGACCGCGAAAGGTCAGCAACGCGGCCGCTTTGAGGCCACCCGGAAAACGGGTACAAGACGTCTCGCTAAAAGAATtctttattttgaattaaataataaacagAAGGAGGAATCGTTTGTACCGCCCTATGGCACCTACGCCAATCTGCGAGTGTCGAGCACCTACACGACGACCGAAGTCATCGATATGCTACTCGAAAAGTTTTCCGTTAGTCGTCTTGGGGGATGGGGACGTCTATCTTTTTCTCATTTGTACGTTTGTCGGTGTAGATAGCAGACGGCACGGCTCACTTCGCTCTCTACGTTGCACACGATCACGGAGGTGAGCGAGTTATGAGACTACTACTAGTAGGTTTAAGAGGAGTTTGAGTTTACAATCGCGGTGTCGTTGTCTAAGCCCATGCGTAGACTTCCCATAGACTTAGACGGATGTAGACACTAGTAGCGCTGGGTTCCAAGGGGATGTAATGAATCCATACATGGGATTGGCTCTTTATTATCGACTTTAGGCGTCGAACGTCTTTCGCCGGATAGTTTTCCTTTGCAAGTTCGTCTGAAATTGGGTCCAAGTGAAGtgagttctttttttttgtctgtgTGACGatcctcgttttttttttcattttcgccttctctctctctctctcttttactAGGACGTGGCGAAGATTTTTATTATGGACGATTTGGACGAGGGAagagtcgacgtcacgccAGAAGTGAGAATTGAAAATACTAATTTGCCTGTCTTTGAACAAGAAACTAAAAACTAAACGTCTCAAGGTCGCTCAGTACATCAATCTCGCCATTCCTGTATTGGAAGGCATATTGGCCAAAtatcaagaagaagaagaccgaGAAGCGAACAAAATACGAGAACGGTAAGACCTTTTCTCCGCCCCCCCGTTCCCAGGCCCCACCCCAACAAAAAAATCTCCAACGCAGCtacaaattgaaaaagaaagtccTACAAAAAGCGATAGTCCACGTATTGGCCGAATCCTAAACAGAGGTCCACGTCAtctgttttctctctctctgtgtttttttttggaCGTTTCAAATATTCcctcgctttttctttttcctatttatttattaacgATACGCCGCGCTGAAGACCGCGCCAGCTGTTGATGAATATtcgaaaaataaaaatccgCCCGCTCTCCTTATTCATCCATCCGGACTCGCCCTGGTTCCCTTATACATCGATCCGCGCTGAAAGCGCTTCTCTCTTGCGTACGCGCGACCACGGTCACCACCCTCGCGTCGGTATGGGTCGACGATCTAACCGCATTGGAACGCGCCTAATAAGACCAAATTCGCTTGAGCGAATGCCGCTCGCTTGTCGGCGCGAGAGCGACCGTCGGAAGCGGGGACGCGTACTCGCGCCTAATCCGATTACTCGACGAGAGGCGGATCGCAATTTGATGTTCGTGTGTCGGGCGGGGGGAGGGATCCCTACTTTGAAGAATCGCGGATCGGGCGGGAGAGCGTCAGTTGCCGTTTCCGTGTTTCGAGGGAGTGAACGAACgttgacaacgacgacgacggaaatgcAGACggcaagcgacgacgagtacgATCCAGCGAAAGACGACTCGATCAAGGATAAAAGTGAGACGGGGTTTGTTCGTGTCCGTGTTTGCTTCGAACCTCCATGGAAACTCGAGTTCGCGATCGCGAGTCCCcggccccccccccccccattCGTCATCGTACAGTACCATGCatttgagtttctttctttctcgtggGACTTGCGGTTCGTGTCTATTATCCATAATGTttactttgtcgtcgtttggagTAAGTTCGAGTTCGTTCCGTTGCTAACCTACTCGCTTTGCAGTTGTGATTCCGTCTTCGCGTCATCAGTCGAAGACGGCTCTCCAGCGCGGAATCAAGTCTCGCAACGCCAAGCTGACTCTCAAATGGTACGCACACACTGaaagggggggggggagcTAGGGCGGATCGAACCCACTATATTTCCTCTCCCAATTTCCTTCTCCGACTCGAAAAGGCTTGAGGAGAATTACGAGGAGACGGAAGGAGTTTGCCTACCGCGAAGCGTCCTCTACACCCACTATCTCGACTTTTTCAAACGCCAGAATCTCACGCCGGTCAGCGCGGCGAGCTTCGGCAAAGTGAGTGGAAAAAAAAATGCCGTCGCGCTCGTGACGGATCCGCCTCCGCGAGGAGTCTATTACTAAACCCGAGCTCATCGTGTAGGTGATTCGTCAGAAGTTCCCTAACttgacgacgcgtcgtctcgGCACGAGGGGCCAATCAAAGTAAGTGATCATTACCACGCGCGATTAGGGGAGCGAACCCGTATCGGTGACCAAGCGAAATTTGATTTCCCCATCGCCGCCCTATTGTCCTATTCCTGGCCCTCGCCGACTAAACCCCATTAGGAGGACGATTAGAAGTCAGGTTGCGTCGAAACTAGGTATCATTACTACGGCATTGGCATCAAGAAGACGTCACCGTACTTCAGTTCCGTTTACACGAAAAAAGGACTTACGAGGTATATTTAGTATCAACCTTGTTCGATATGCACAAATATCATACTCATTTCATTAAGATTTTCTAAGGGAGCTGCTAAGCAAGAGGCAAGAAGGACCACCGTCTTAGTTTCCTCTATATAGTGAATATTTCCCTTTTTAGCAGGGAAACTCTTTgtattcgacgacgtcctgtAGTGGAACGTTGCTTCCCGATTTTCCATCAGTCAACGAGTTTAACTTCCCCGAAGGCGTGAGCCTGTCGAAGGTAGGACCGTGTGCATGCATATGCGAaaccctccctccctccctctcGAACGAAAGCGATTGTCAGGTGGAAACCTTTCTTATGATGTATCGAACGCACTGCCAGCGAATCGTCGATACGATCGTGAGAGCCAATTTTGCCGAGGTAGGAACcaaagtctttttttttcaaaagccAGACTATAACTTATATATCTATATAGATTCACGACTTTCTGTTGCACTTTTGGCAAGCAATGCCGTCTCACATGATGTCCGTTCTGAgttgcgacgccgtcgtcgatctgaTAGCCGTGTGCGACGTGGCGCTCAATAAGGCGAGCAAACCGCAAATCTTTCGTCTCATCTTTTATGCAAAGTTGACTGACGTTAGACGCTGACGAGTGTTCTCATACCAGCCACTTTGCAACCCCTACCGGATACGTATGTATACTTAATTAGACAGAGCACCTCTAAGTGTACTTGGGGATTACTTATAGCTTGAGTCAAGAAATCAAACTTATAACGGAAGAATGGATCAGTTGGCTTTCTGTTGCCATGAGAGGCATTCCAGAGAATTTAAGGCAACAGAAGCTAAAACGTATATAAGTTAATAGTAGCATACAGTAGGCGTAACGTTTTTGCCTTCCTTCTCTAGTCGCCGAGTCCTTTTGCCAATCTCTGAAACGGCAAACGTCTTTGATACACTTCGCCCAGGCAACTACTAGGttatatttttttgttataTTTTCTCACTCCGTTTCTTGAATAGGCTGCCAAGGGGGTTCTCAGAAGCTCCGATATGGTTAGTCACATGCTCGTCGATTGGCGAGGAATCGACTTTCCCAGCGTTCGAACTCAAATGACGTTTTCCATCATCGACAATCCGAAAGGCACGGCTGAATTTATTGACGCAGGTATTTAATGAAATCAGAATAGGGCGACACATTCAATAaggattttttgtttttttgtagttggtTGTGAATTTGAGCAATTGTTTATCAAACAGGCAACGCTGGAAATTTATTTCGAGTGGTTGGACAGCTTAGTCCAGGAGAAAGTGGTGGAGgtaagaaataattaattaagttgaGAATACATGAAAGAGTCCGTGGTGGTCGTGCAGAAAGCCGGCGAGTCGTCAGGCACTTCCTTCTCCGACGAGTCGAAACGTTTTATGAAGCGATGGGTTTACTTTGGCGAACTGGTCGTCAAGGAGCTGACGCTTCACAGCGCGCCAAGTTTTGGTATAGtcgagagagagacgatGAAATGACGTTCCTTTGACTCTTTATCTCTTGACAGGCTCTTTTCATCTTCTTTATCTGACCTTGCTCGAATACGTCACCTATCTTCTGGAGTCGCTTGGCGATCAAAAAAGCCACGACTCGGCTTTGGGAGCGTTGGCCAAATACAAGAAGAATCAAAGTGATCCTTTACTCTTCTTCGTTATTTTTAATaactaataatttttttgactagTCGCTCGGCAACAGCCGATGTTTGTATCGGTAAGCGATTCGACGCTTCAGCCTCTGCAGCAAATTCAACCGTACAGCAACAGCGGCAGTCTGTCTCTACCCTTTGCCCCCAGTGACCAGATGTCCTTGGTGCAGCCGCGACAGCCGTTATACCAAAGCAATCAGCAAAGCTACGTCATGGGCGGCTACAGCGAGAGCTCCGCCGTTCAGACGGCGCCCGTCTCCGCCTATCCATATCAACACTCCGCCTACCCAGGTGGACTTACGGGGGGCTTTCAGGACTATGCCAGTGGCATGAGTGGACCAGCAGGCACAATGGGTGTTGTCCCCGTCGACCAATGTCTCATGTCGTACTCGAGGCAAGATCGCGACCTATTTTCGGTTCTAGCCTAAGCGAGAAGactaaaattttaattgattcgATATTTATATTTGCTTATTTCttgaaatcaattttttatttgaaacACGTGTATCTATAAATTCGATTACGTAGTTTGCGCGTCGCGTGACGACGCGAGTCACATGCACGCAGGACTCGGATGCGGTCAAAAAACTGATCGAGCCGGGTGAGCACATCATTGGCTCATCGAGTTCCCAGCAGTGCGCAATGCCTCTCAAAGTCAAAGTAGCGAGTCCGAACGTCTCGTACACGAACGAGGCGATCCATTCGACCTACACCTATCGcacgacgctcgtcgaagcgaattCGGACGCGTCGTTCACCGCCACGCcgcaggcgacgacgttcgaattcaaaacgAGTCTCGAGGTGCTCGAAAAATCGCGAGAACGCGTCGCTCCTCCCCCTCTCCCTTCTCGAGACGCTTTCGCTCGCAGGTGCCGCGTCTCGGGCTCATGCTCGTCGGCTGGGGAGGCAATAACGGTTCGACTCTCACCGGATCGCTCATCGCGAATCGATTCGGAATGCGCTGGCGCACGAAAGACGGAGAAGTGGTACGATCGTTTGGGGGCGTGGCGGAAGGGGAAGGGTGAAAGGTCACCTGTGTAGAAATCCAACTACATCGGTTCGATAACTCAATCGTCGACAGTTTGTCTCGGAACCGATTCAAGTACTGCTCTTagatattaatttatttattttatcgATTCAAGTGCTCTTTAGAAACTTcagatattaattaattattttaatttaattatttatttctaggTGGTGTCGAGCAATATGTCGCCTTGGGCGATCTTCTTCCCATGGTCCATCCGAACGATATCGTGATCGACGGCTGGGATATCAATTCGTGCGACTTGGCTCGAGCGATGGAACGCGCTCGCGTGCTCGACTACAATCTCCAAGTTCAACTCAAGCCTCACATGGAGAAGCTGCGACCGCGTCCGTCGATCTATTGCCCGGATTTCATTGCCGCCAATCAGGCCGATCGAGCCGACAACGTGCTCACCGGCACGAAAAGGGAGATGGTCGAGCAACTGAGAGCCGATATACGAGACTtcaaaaataaacaaaaacTAGACAAGGCAAGATTCCATAATATATAACGATGAATAATTTCATTATTTGATTTCTAGGTGATTGTTCTGTGGACGGCCAATACGGAACGATTCTGCGACGTACGCGCCGGTCTCAATCTCTCGGCCGACGACCTACTCGCCTCGATCGATCGCAACGAAGACGAGATATCGCCTTCGACTctgttcgccgtcgcgagCATTCGCGAGGGCTGCACGTACATCAACGGCTCGCCGCAGAACTCCCTCGTGCCgggcgtcgtcgatttggccGAGAAGGCGAACGTCtacgtcggcggcgacgatttcaaatCGGGTCAAACGAAATTGAAATCCgtgctcgtcgattttctcgtcagcGCCGGAATCAAGGTGaggttattaattaattaattaatcgcgtcgattttttaaataattggatttttaattaattaagcctCGGGCGATTGTCAGCTATAATCACCTTGGCAACAACGACGGAAAGAATCTCTCCGCTCCGGAGCAGTTTCGTTCGAAGGAGATATCCAAGAGtaatgtcgtcgacgacatggtCGAATCGAATAGGATTCTGTACGAGTCCGGCGAGAAGCCGGACCATTGCGTCGTCATCAAATACGTtcccttcgtcgccgataGCAAACGAGCGATGGACGAGTACACGTCGGAGATATTCATGGGTGGTCTCAATACGATTGCCGTGCACAATACATGCGAGGTACAGTGATCTTTATTATAGACGACTTCTTCACTCTGTTCCTATATAGAGGCTCCTAGGTTGTTCTTATATTTtgcttctgtttcttctaTTAGGATTCTCTCTTGGCTTCTCCCATCATTCTCGATCTCGCTATTCTCGCCGAAATGTGCGAGAGAATTTCGCTCCGAAAAGGTAGGGCCAAGCGTCCCCTCCCCCGTTGTAAACGCTCGCCGCATAGGGCAAAATAAAAGAGTATCCCATTTTTTATAAAAACATAGCCAATCAAGTACAGTATAAACGTTTGGCCGAGGTAAAAACGTCGAGAGAGAAACAAGTCTAAACGAGtgcttctcttttctatGCGCGATCTAGAGGGCGATGTCGATTACGCGCATTTCAATTCGGTTCTATCGCTCCTGAGTTATCTCCTGAAAGCGCCCATGGTTCCGAGAGGAACGCCGATTGTGAACGCTCTCTTTCGTCAACGGGCGTGCATCGAGAACGTCTTTCGCGCCTGTCTCGGTCTCGAGCCCCAAAATCACATGCTCCTGGAGCACAAGCTCGCTTCGCCCCAGCAGCTGTCGGCTCTCAGTGCGAAAAGGGTTAATAAAGAAAGggttggcggcggcgaaaagcAGAGCGTTTCGGCGAGCGGTGATACGGCGAAGTTTCGTCCCTTGGATCGAATGATTCAAGCCAAGGAATCGTGACGGGGTTCGTATGGCGATCCACGTACGCGCGGGTACATTGTCTATTATTTGcgccttttttttgttgttccTTTATGTTATTTTGTTGGAATATTTATGCGTAGGCGAATTGGCTTAAAACTGTCTCATCCTTTTATCGTCATGCGAAGTGACGAAGCTTCAAAGGTAGGCATGCACGTTTGCATTTAGAAGGAACGGGTGTAGTGCCTCAATGCAATACACAAGAAAGGACAAGGCAAACACACGAACATGCAAACGCCTACTAATATCTCAGTCAAAGTCCCACcacgaaaacgaattagtTTTCAATGTCTCTTCGCGATTTCTGTAGAGAGCATTGAAAGGGGCGCCAGTCGGACGTCCCGTCATGTTATAGACTATCGACTGCAGTTGCCCCGTTCCGGTTACGGGCAGAAACCAGCCGCTGAGATAGGGATCCTCGTAGAAACTGAACCATTCGCGCAAAGCGTGATTCAAAAATGTCCCGTTAACGAAATAAGAGGGATCGTTCACGAGATTGGTTTCTTCTTTGGGGTCCTAGGCGAAGGGATAACCGAATTAGATAAATAACGAGAACACCTCCTGACCGTGTCGAGATTATAGATTTCGATTTGGCCGGTCGCTCGGGTGACGTATTTCATGTGTTCCGCTCTAGCGGATCGAGTTTGCCCGTATTCACCAAAAAGATTTCTATAAACATGCCGTAAATTGATAATATTATGTGTATGTGTCGAGTTTTTTTACTTGAATGGAACCGAGTTCCCTTCGAGAATCGATTTGAAACTGCTTCCGGCAATGTTAATCGATTGCGGAAAAGTGAAATTGCCTGCATAGTCTAAAAGAGTCGgggcgacgtcgatgacctagaagaaacgacgacgagataccgattaattaacagacttttaataaaaatttaatattgCCTGAACGGGACTTTGCACTACGCGCGGTTTCAGCGCACCCTTGTGCCGAAATATCATGGGAATTTTGAGTGACGTGTCGAACATGTTGAGCGGATAGGCGGCATTGCCTTTGCCCCACAAACCATGCTATAAGATAGTCACTGCATTTTAAACGAGAAGCATTTCCCCCCCTCTTACATGACCCGCATTGAAACCGTGGTCACTCGCAAAAACGACCAGAGTATTATCCTCGATATCTAAGAATCTGCGTGTTTAAAATTATTTGTCAATATACTCTATAGAGACGTACCCAAATTTTTTAAAGTATCAATGAGCCTGCCTATGTTTTTGTCCATGGCGGTGACGGCGGCGTAATAGCCGAGCAAACACTGACGATTTCCCAAGCAGCTTCTCGTCAAGCCGCCCGTGTATTCAGCGTAAGGACTCATTGGTTCTTGAGGTAGAAAACTGAACGTGCAATTGGAATCTAGAAACAAACTTGCCCGAACTATATAATCAGAGAAAATAAGTTTTACATACATAAATCGACTATTTCTTTTGGATGCATCGTGTCGGCTTTTCCGTCCGACCCCGTGTAGGGAGAATGAGGCGAGGTGTAGTGAACGGAAGCGTAGAACGGCGTTTTAGAAGTCGACTCTACATAGAGAGATAAAACCCTAAGCAATAGTCAATTCATCTATTAACTCGTATGATTAGTGATGAAGCCAATGGCATCATCTGTTATGATATCGGTGATGTAGCCCTTTATGTGAACGCAGGTCTCGTTTTGAACGAGCGGCGGATCATTGTAGTTTCCCCCGCCGCTTTGATGCACAAACCAATGACTAAATCCGTGCTGTGGGTGAGGAGAATCTCCCAGATGGTACTGGAGCAAAATAGCGCAATCGCCTGGTGTACAATTTTATCTCCTAGTCGGTCACCTTTCCGCTCATGCCGCAAGTGTAGCCTTCCTGGGATAATACGTCCTGAAAAACCAGTACATTTAAAATGTTCTGAGCAACCCACTGTGATGTAGCGTATAAACAGGGTGTATTTCTCTTGTGACAAATtcataattattattattattattgatacTTAAACAGAGCGAATTTCTAAagataattattattgatacTGTTCGTACGGTGTAAgcagtttcttcttttgagtAAGATATTGGATGTCCTTCACAACCGTTTCCTCCTGCAATCCAATCATGCCTGAAATTCATATAGACTATAAAAGTATTTAAATtgtttctatttattttgtacACGCCGTGTTGGCTTGGCAATCTTCCTGTAAAATAGGAGGTTCTGCTTGCCGAACATACGGGCGTGTTGCAAAAAGCATTTTCAAATCTAAAATTCTGTCACAATTTCTCATAATAAATTTGTTGCATTTAGGAGCACTTTATGCCTTCTTCGGCCAACATGTCAATATTGGGCGTCATAATTTCAGGATTCCCGTACGTTCCGGCGGCCCACTGTCGAAAGAACTCAGTAGAGCCGAAATTCAATGAGCAGCTCTGTCAAACAACCTGTCCCATATCATCAGCTAATATGAACAAGATGTTCGGACGATCGGCAGCTGAGCCGAGCCCGAAACAGATCGCCAAAACGACTCCAAATCGCAACATAACAAAAACAAGAAGGCGTTCACGCACGCTAACTGTTCACGTGCGGCCGAAAAGCGACCTTCTTTTGGACACAGAATGGTATTCGACTCGAGcgagaagtcgtcgatcCTATGCCAATCGCCTCTGTCTTTCCCCGCAGAGCTTTTTCGGACTGGGGGCCTCGGCTGAGGTCGAAGTAACGCTGTCCGATTACGAAAAGCGCAAAAAAGTGGAAATTCGCAACGAGGAcgggaagaaagaaaagctctTTCTATTCTacgacggcgaaacggtCGCTGGAAAGGCGAGCGACGCGAAACGGAACGAGTACGAGAGTATTCACGTGACTTCGTTTCACTTTTTAGATCTTCGTTCGCccgaaaggaaagaaagtcGAACATCAGGGCATTCGAGTCGAATTCGTGGGACAAATTGGtacgatttttttaattattcaattaattatttttttcgaatatttaatttttagagtTGTTTTACGATCGCGGGAATCATCACGAATTCTCGTCTCTCGTCCAAGACCTGGCTCCGCCGGGAACTTTGGACAAGGAGAAAAATTtcgattttcaatttcttcacgtCGAAAAGCCATACGAAAGTTACACGGGTGCAAACGTTCGACTCCggtagaaatttttttttgatcTACTTTCTCGACGGAggattattt from Oscarella lobularis chromosome 19, ooOscLobu1.1, whole genome shotgun sequence includes:
- the LOC136198750 gene encoding N-acetylglucosamine-6-O-sulfatase-like, whose amino-acid sequence is MLRFGVVLAICFGLGSAADRPNILFILADDMGQWAAGTYGNPEIMTPNIDMLAEEGIKFENAFCNTPVCSASRTSYFTGRLPSQHGVHDWIAGGNGCEGHPISYSKEETAYTDVLSQEGYTCGMSGKYHLGDSPHPQHGFSHWFVHQSGGGNYNDPPLVQNETCVHIKGYITDIITDDAIGFITNHTKSTSKTPFYASVHYTSPHSPYTGSDGKADTMHPKEIVDLYSNCTFSFLPQEPMSPYAEYTGGLTRSCLGNRQCLLGYYAAVTAMDKNIGRLIDTLKNLDIEDNTLVVFASDHGFNAGHHGLWGKGNAAYPLNMFDTSLKIPMIFRHKGALKPRVVQSPVQVIDVAPTLLDYAGNFTFPQSINIAGSSFKSILEGNSVPFKNLFGEYGQTRSARAEHMKYVTRATGQIEIYNLDTDPKEETNLVNDPSYFVNGTFLNHALREWFSFYEDPYLSGWFLPVTGTGQLQSIVYNMTGRPTGAPFNALYRNREETLKTNSFSWWDFD